From Paracoccus aminovorans, one genomic window encodes:
- a CDS encoding FliM/FliN family flagellar motor switch protein produces MDSAAQEQAAGRDIGAATGAGQDAAARAPVLHRWIAARGNARAPADAARPPAAEFRLERAAATALGRAAEQQARLPVFVEKVELARMTLPELPELLPERALLVVVEGRRDAIGVVAVCPALLASLIEMQAIGRVTSRPTPARKPTRTDASISADFVNALLGELARECLGHDACPNFGAFRYATYMDDPRPLSLMLEDGDMVRLTLRFRIGPGGQRDGTLMIALPAERGDRAAVPAGTATDGRALPVPQDTHRQPAAPATSLADAVQQAPVALVGILCRRKLSLQMLRNLTPGALIPLPHNVLDEARIETPQGQLLARGRLGEAEGFHAIRLRDLAHEADAAKPTAAWDGAAFPPVQQSAPPASPAPPLPGDPAEPPLQDYLEADPFRGTKPTDPDDTLRFAS; encoded by the coding sequence ATGGACAGTGCAGCACAGGAACAGGCGGCCGGCCGGGACATCGGGGCGGCGACGGGCGCGGGGCAGGATGCCGCGGCCCGCGCCCCGGTCCTGCACCGCTGGATCGCGGCGCGGGGCAATGCGCGTGCGCCGGCGGATGCCGCCCGACCTCCGGCCGCAGAGTTCCGCCTGGAACGCGCCGCGGCGACGGCGCTCGGCCGGGCTGCGGAACAGCAGGCGCGGCTGCCGGTCTTCGTCGAAAAGGTCGAACTGGCGCGCATGACCCTGCCGGAACTGCCGGAACTGCTGCCCGAACGCGCGCTTCTGGTGGTGGTCGAAGGTCGGCGAGACGCCATCGGCGTGGTGGCTGTCTGCCCCGCCCTGCTGGCCTCGCTGATCGAGATGCAGGCGATCGGCCGCGTCACCTCGCGCCCGACCCCCGCGCGCAAGCCCACCCGCACCGATGCGTCGATTTCGGCCGATTTCGTCAATGCCCTGCTGGGCGAACTGGCGCGCGAATGCCTGGGGCATGACGCCTGCCCCAACTTCGGCGCCTTTCGTTATGCCACCTATATGGACGACCCGCGGCCGCTGTCGCTGATGCTCGAGGACGGCGACATGGTGCGGCTGACCCTGCGCTTCCGCATCGGTCCCGGCGGTCAGCGCGACGGCACGCTGATGATCGCCCTGCCTGCCGAACGCGGTGATCGCGCCGCCGTTCCGGCGGGCACGGCGACGGACGGACGCGCGCTGCCGGTGCCCCAAGACACCCACCGCCAACCGGCCGCGCCGGCGACCTCGCTTGCGGATGCGGTGCAGCAGGCGCCGGTCGCGCTGGTCGGGATCCTGTGTCGGCGCAAGCTCAGCCTGCAGATGCTGCGCAACCTGACCCCGGGGGCGCTGATTCCCCTGCCGCACAACGTGCTGGACGAAGCCCGGATCGAGACCCCGCAGGGCCAATTGCTGGCCCGCGGCCGTCTGGGCGAGGCGGAAGGGTTCCACGCCATCCGCCTGCGCGACCTCGCCCATGAGGCGGATGCGGCCAAGCCCACCGCCGCCTGGGACGGCGCAGCTTTTCCGCCGGTTCAACAATCCGCGCCGCCGGCGAGTCCGGCACCGCCCCTGCCCGGCGACCCGGCCGAACCGCCCTTGCAAGACTACCTGGAGGCCGATCCGTTCCGTGGCACGAAACCCACGGACCCTGACGACACGTTACGCTTCGCAAGTTAG
- a CDS encoding O-acetyl-ADP-ribose deacetylase produces the protein MPIATLQGDITRLAMDAIVNAANRTLLGGGGVDGAIHRAAGPGLLAECRLLGGCPTGEARITAGYDLPARHVIHTVGPVWQGGGAGEDDLLARCYRNSLALAHAHGLASIAFPAISTGIYGFPAARAALIAVETIEAHAGLLDVTLVAFDRASLTTLDAALDGSVR, from the coding sequence ATGCCCATCGCGACCCTGCAAGGCGACATCACCCGGCTGGCCATGGACGCCATCGTCAATGCCGCCAACCGCACGCTGCTGGGCGGCGGTGGCGTCGACGGCGCCATCCACCGCGCCGCCGGTCCCGGCCTGCTGGCCGAATGCCGGCTGCTTGGCGGCTGCCCGACCGGCGAGGCGCGCATCACCGCCGGCTACGACCTGCCGGCGCGCCACGTCATCCATACCGTCGGCCCGGTCTGGCAAGGCGGCGGGGCAGGTGAGGACGACCTGCTGGCCCGCTGCTACCGGAACAGCCTCGCGCTGGCGCACGCCCACGGTCTCGCCAGCATCGCCTTCCCGGCGATCTCGACCGGCATCTACGGCTTCCCCGCCGCCCGCGCCGCGCTCATCGCCGTCGAAACCATCGAAGCCCACGCAGGCCTCCTCGACGTGACGCTGGTCGCCTTCGACCGTGCCAGCCTCACGACGCTGGACGCCGCCCTCGACGGATCCGTCCGATGA
- a CDS encoding ATP-binding protein — MTPETLVAASVVYVALMFLLAHAADRAAAAGRWRWMDRPVIYTLSLSVYCSAWTFYGAVGYASRSGLEFLTIYLGPGIVFAGAWWGLRRLVRVAHLHRVTSIADLISSRFGKSAGLAALVTLIGVMASTPYIALQLQSVSMALSAFASAGHALPHNVSAWVALGLAAFAILFGTRNLAADERHHGVVIAIALEAVVKLAAFVAVGVFVIWGLADGPADVLARIDRMAVSAGGEGWPINPERWFTLILLSGAAVMMLPRMFHVLVVEAHDEDRLRQAGWAFPAYLAAMSFLVLPIAVVGADMLPRSANPDLYVLALPLSQGREGLATLVFLGGFSSAMSMVVVSAIALSTMMANHWLVPLWLWLRQRALSEPAQATEDLGALMLNARRLAILAVIGSGWLYHRMSGGTTALAAMGTVAFSGMAQVLPAMVAGLLWRGATRRGAIAGILAGALIWTRLVFLPSLGLMPLPPMPAGIDPFAGSVLLALAVNLVLLVLVSLLDFPEPAERLQALSFVHAVAPDASPAEAVPAVQAEALLTLAGRIWGNETALEMFRKTSETQGKTGYLPDLTPRFLADFERQLAGTVGAATASALMMRVGGRGGVTVSDLMEVAGEASRAREDNRRLEHTSAELARTAAMLRESNEKLTALSAQKDAFLGQISHELRTPMTSIRAFSEFLMEPDLPAQDRARFAGIIHDEAARMTRLLDELLDISVLEAGKAQLKPEVFNLHDLIERALASAGSAAAGRDVALRRNPVAEHLPVITDQDRLLQVLINVISNARKYCDAEAPTIRIDTRRNPDGGTEIDIADNGPGIRPENRALIFEKFARLNDPARAGGAGLGLAICREIMEFLGGSIAYLPGQGGACFRISLPPRPSRRAENDENAER, encoded by the coding sequence ATGACGCCTGAAACCCTGGTCGCCGCCTCGGTCGTCTATGTCGCGCTGATGTTCCTCTTGGCCCATGCCGCCGACCGCGCGGCGGCGGCCGGGCGCTGGCGCTGGATGGACCGGCCGGTGATCTATACGCTGTCGCTGTCGGTCTATTGCTCGGCCTGGACCTTCTACGGCGCGGTCGGCTATGCCAGCCGCTCGGGGCTGGAGTTCCTGACGATCTATCTTGGTCCCGGCATCGTCTTCGCCGGCGCCTGGTGGGGGCTGCGCCGGCTGGTGCGGGTGGCGCATCTGCATCGCGTGACCTCGATCGCCGACCTGATCTCCAGCCGCTTCGGCAAGTCGGCGGGGCTGGCGGCGCTGGTCACGCTGATCGGGGTCATGGCCTCGACGCCCTATATCGCGCTGCAGCTGCAATCGGTGTCCATGGCGCTGTCCGCCTTCGCCAGCGCGGGCCACGCCCTGCCGCACAACGTTTCCGCCTGGGTGGCGCTGGGGCTCGCCGCCTTCGCCATCCTGTTCGGCACCCGCAACCTGGCGGCCGACGAACGCCACCACGGCGTGGTCATCGCCATCGCGCTGGAGGCGGTGGTCAAGCTCGCCGCCTTCGTCGCGGTCGGGGTCTTCGTGATCTGGGGCCTTGCCGACGGGCCCGCCGACGTGCTGGCGCGGATCGACCGCATGGCGGTCTCGGCCGGGGGCGAGGGCTGGCCGATCAACCCTGAGCGCTGGTTCACGCTGATCCTGCTTTCGGGCGCCGCGGTGATGATGCTGCCGCGCATGTTCCACGTCCTGGTGGTCGAGGCCCATGACGAGGACCGGCTGCGCCAGGCCGGCTGGGCCTTTCCGGCCTATCTGGCCGCCATGTCCTTCCTGGTCCTGCCCATCGCCGTGGTCGGCGCCGACATGCTGCCCAGAAGCGCGAACCCCGACCTCTACGTGCTGGCTCTGCCGCTGTCGCAGGGGCGCGAGGGGCTGGCCACGCTGGTCTTCCTGGGCGGGTTTTCCTCGGCCATGTCCATGGTGGTGGTCAGCGCCATCGCGCTGTCGACCATGATGGCGAACCACTGGCTGGTGCCGCTGTGGCTGTGGCTGCGGCAAAGGGCGCTCTCCGAACCGGCGCAGGCGACCGAGGATCTGGGCGCGCTGATGCTGAACGCCCGGCGGCTGGCGATCCTGGCCGTCATCGGCTCGGGCTGGCTTTACCATCGCATGTCGGGCGGGACCACGGCGCTGGCGGCCATGGGTACGGTGGCATTCTCGGGCATGGCGCAGGTGCTGCCGGCCATGGTCGCGGGGTTGCTCTGGCGCGGGGCGACCCGGCGCGGCGCCATCGCCGGCATCCTGGCGGGGGCGCTGATCTGGACCCGCCTGGTGTTCCTGCCGTCGCTGGGGCTGATGCCCCTGCCGCCCATGCCGGCCGGAATCGATCCTTTCGCCGGTTCGGTGCTGCTGGCGCTGGCGGTCAATCTGGTGCTGCTGGTCCTGGTCTCGCTGCTGGATTTTCCCGAACCGGCCGAGCGCCTGCAGGCGCTGTCCTTCGTTCATGCGGTCGCGCCCGACGCCTCGCCCGCCGAGGCCGTGCCCGCGGTGCAGGCCGAGGCGCTGCTGACGCTGGCCGGGCGCATCTGGGGCAATGAAACCGCCTTGGAAATGTTCCGCAAGACTTCGGAAACTCAGGGGAAAACCGGATACCTCCCCGACCTGACCCCGCGTTTCCTGGCCGATTTCGAGCGTCAGCTGGCCGGCACGGTCGGCGCCGCCACCGCCTCGGCGCTGATGATGCGGGTCGGCGGCCGCGGCGGGGTAACGGTCTCGGACCTGATGGAGGTCGCGGGCGAGGCCAGCCGCGCGCGCGAGGACAACCGGCGCCTGGAGCATACCTCGGCCGAATTGGCAAGGACGGCCGCCATGCTGCGGGAAAGCAACGAGAAACTCACCGCGCTCTCGGCCCAGAAAGACGCGTTCCTGGGCCAGATCAGCCATGAGCTGCGCACGCCCATGACCTCTATCCGCGCCTTTTCGGAGTTCCTGATGGAACCCGACCTGCCCGCCCAGGACCGCGCCCGCTTCGCCGGCATCATCCACGACGAGGCCGCGCGCATGACCCGGCTGCTGGACGAATTGCTGGACATTTCCGTGCTTGAGGCCGGCAAGGCCCAGTTGAAGCCCGAGGTCTTCAACCTGCACGACCTGATCGAGCGGGCGCTGGCCTCGGCCGGCTCGGCCGCCGCAGGCCGCGACGTCGCCCTGCGCCGCAACCCGGTGGCCGAGCACCTGCCGGTGATCACCGACCAGGACCGGCTGCTGCAGGTGCTGATCAACGTGATCTCGAACGCGCGCAAGTATTGCGACGCCGAGGCCCCGACCATCCGCATCGACACCCGCCGCAACCCCGACGGCGGCACCGAGATCGACATCGCCGACAACGGCCCCGGCATCCGTCCCGAGAACCGGGCGCTGATCTTCGAGAAATTCGCCCGGCTGAACGACCCCGCACGCGCAGGGGGGGCCGGACTGGGCCTGGCGATCTGCCGGGAAATCATGGAGTTCCTGGGCGGTTCGATCGCCTATCTGCCCGGCCAGGGCGGCGCCTGCTTTCGCATCTCGCTGCCGCCGCGTCCCAGCCGCAGGGCGGAAAATGATGAAAATGCGGAGCGTTAA
- a CDS encoding hydroxymethylglutaryl-CoA lyase has product MSGVEIFEVGPRDGLQNESRPIPTAEKIALVDLLSQAGFRRIEVTSFVPPKWVPQMADAAEVMAGIARRPGIRYAALTPNLKGYRAAKAAGAGEVAIFAAASEGFSRANLNATIAESLARFAAVAQAAQADVIPLRGYVSVVTDCPFEGRVPPASVARVAAALRDMGCYEISLGDTLGQGRPETIDAMLAAVLDELPPGRLAGHYHDTAGRALQNIDASLDRGLRVFDAAVGGLGGCPYAPGAAGNVATERVAAHLAARGHDTGLDMAVIERAAAMARAMRRGA; this is encoded by the coding sequence ATGAGCGGGGTTGAGATCTTCGAGGTCGGCCCGCGTGACGGGCTGCAGAACGAAAGCCGCCCGATCCCGACGGCCGAAAAGATCGCGCTGGTCGACCTGCTGTCGCAGGCGGGGTTCCGGCGCATCGAGGTGACCAGCTTCGTGCCGCCGAAATGGGTGCCGCAGATGGCCGATGCCGCCGAGGTCATGGCCGGCATCGCCCGCCGCCCCGGCATCCGCTACGCGGCGCTGACCCCGAACCTGAAGGGCTACCGGGCCGCGAAAGCCGCCGGCGCCGGCGAGGTCGCGATCTTCGCGGCGGCCTCCGAGGGATTCTCGCGCGCCAATCTGAACGCGACCATCGCCGAAAGCCTCGCCCGCTTTGCCGCGGTGGCCCAGGCGGCACAGGCGGACGTCATCCCGCTGCGCGGCTACGTCTCGGTGGTGACGGATTGCCCGTTCGAGGGCAGGGTGCCGCCCGCAAGCGTCGCCCGCGTCGCCGCCGCCCTGCGCGACATGGGCTGCTACGAGATCAGTCTGGGCGACACCCTGGGCCAGGGCCGGCCCGAGACCATCGACGCCATGCTGGCGGCCGTCCTGGACGAACTGCCGCCCGGCAGGCTGGCCGGCCATTACCACGACACCGCCGGCCGGGCGCTGCAGAACATCGACGCAAGCCTGGACCGCGGGTTGCGGGTCTTTGACGCCGCCGTCGGCGGCCTAGGCGGCTGTCCCTATGCGCCGGGCGCCGCGGGCAATGTCGCGACCGAAAGGGTCGCCGCCCATCTGGCGGCGCGGGGCCATGACACCGGGCTCGACATGGCGGTGATCGAACGGGCCGCCGCCATGGCGCGGGCGATGAGACGAGGCGCATGA
- a CDS encoding carboxyl transferase domain-containing protein, which translates to MRLGSAAQPSSDAFHANRAAHLAMLETVREAALAAAAGGGSRALERHVARGKMPPRERVANLLDPGSPFLEIGATAAHGMYEGAAPCAGLIAGIGRVQGQDVMVVANDATVKGGTYYPMTVKKHLRAQEIAQECHLPCVYLVDSGGANLPNQDEVFPDRDHFGRIFYNQAQMSAMGIPQIAVVMGSCTAGGAYVPAMSDVTIIVRNQGTIFLAGPPLVRAATGEVVSAEDLGGGDVHSRLSGVADYLAEDDAHALAMARRAIANLNRQQPATVQWQAPEPPAHDPEEILGIVPADLRTPYDIREVIARVVDGSRFDEFKARFGETLVTGFAHVEGCPVGIVANNGVIFSEAAQKGAHFIELCSMRAIPLVFLQNVTGFMVGRRYENEGIARHGAKMVTAVATTSVPKITLLVGGSFGAGNYGMSGRAFGPRFLWTWPNSRISVMGGEQAAGVLATVRREGIERQGGSWSPEEEAAFKRPTIEMFARQSHPLYASARLWDDGIIDPRKTRDVLALSLRASLNAPIPPTRFGIFRM; encoded by the coding sequence ATGAGGCTCGGCAGCGCGGCGCAACCCTCATCGGACGCGTTCCACGCCAATCGCGCGGCGCATCTGGCCATGCTGGAAACGGTGCGCGAGGCGGCCCTGGCCGCGGCGGCGGGCGGCGGGTCCCGCGCGCTGGAACGCCATGTCGCGCGCGGCAAGATGCCCCCGCGTGAGCGGGTGGCGAACCTTCTGGACCCCGGCTCGCCCTTCCTGGAGATCGGCGCCACGGCGGCGCATGGGATGTATGAGGGCGCGGCCCCCTGCGCCGGGCTGATCGCCGGCATCGGCCGGGTGCAGGGCCAGGACGTGATGGTCGTGGCCAACGACGCCACGGTCAAGGGCGGCACCTATTACCCGATGACGGTGAAAAAGCATCTGCGCGCGCAGGAAATCGCCCAGGAATGCCATCTGCCCTGCGTCTATCTGGTCGATTCGGGCGGGGCGAACCTGCCGAACCAGGACGAGGTGTTTCCCGACCGCGACCATTTCGGCCGCATCTTCTACAACCAGGCGCAGATGAGCGCGATGGGCATCCCGCAGATCGCCGTGGTCATGGGCTCCTGCACGGCGGGCGGCGCCTATGTCCCGGCCATGTCCGACGTGACGATCATCGTCCGAAACCAGGGCACGATCTTCCTGGCCGGCCCGCCGCTGGTCCGGGCCGCGACCGGCGAGGTGGTCTCGGCCGAGGACCTGGGCGGTGGCGACGTGCACAGCCGCCTCTCGGGCGTGGCCGATTACCTGGCCGAGGACGACGCCCACGCCCTCGCCATGGCCCGTCGCGCCATCGCGAACCTGAACCGGCAACAACCCGCGACCGTGCAATGGCAGGCCCCCGAACCGCCTGCCCATGACCCCGAGGAGATCCTCGGCATCGTCCCCGCCGACCTGCGCACCCCCTACGACATCCGCGAGGTGATCGCCCGCGTCGTGGACGGCTCGCGCTTCGACGAGTTCAAGGCCCGCTTCGGCGAGACGTTGGTCACCGGCTTCGCCCATGTCGAGGGCTGCCCCGTCGGCATCGTCGCCAACAATGGCGTGATCTTCTCGGAAGCCGCGCAGAAGGGGGCGCATTTCATCGAGCTCTGCTCGATGCGGGCGATCCCGCTGGTGTTCCTGCAAAACGTCACCGGCTTCATGGTCGGGCGCAGATACGAAAACGAGGGCATCGCCCGGCACGGCGCCAAGATGGTGACGGCGGTGGCGACCACCAGCGTGCCCAAGATCACCCTGCTGGTCGGCGGCAGCTTCGGCGCCGGCAATTACGGCATGTCGGGCCGCGCGTTCGGCCCGCGCTTCCTCTGGACCTGGCCCAATTCGCGCATCTCGGTCATGGGCGGCGAGCAGGCGGCGGGCGTCCTCGCCACCGTGCGCCGCGAGGGCATCGAGCGCCAGGGCGGCAGCTGGTCGCCCGAAGAAGAGGCCGCGTTCAAGCGCCCCACCATCGAGATGTTCGCGCGCCAGTCGCACCCGCTCTATGCCTCGGCCCGGCTCTGGGACGACGGCATCATCGACCCCAGAAAGACACGCGACGTGCTGGCCCTGTCCTTGCGCGCCAGCCTGAACGCGCCGATTCCGCCGACCCGCTTCGGCATCTTCAGGATGTGA
- a CDS encoding crotonase/enoyl-CoA hydratase family protein, whose product MMETIRIDTDARGVAHLRLARADRHNALSGQMIRDLAAAAAQLGNDPAVRVVVLAAEGRSFCAGADLGWMQEQMRADADSRRAGAGELAAMLNALNTLPKPLIGRIQGDAFGGGIGLISVCDLAIAVPGVRFGLTETRLGLIPATIGPYVLARMGEARARRVFMSGRPFGADEAMRLDLIAAVAPPERLDAAIEAEVAPYLACAPGAVAAAKRLARRLGPPIGPAEIEASIAALVEAWEGDEAAEGIAAFFDRRKPRWQSG is encoded by the coding sequence ATGATGGAAACGATCCGCATCGACACCGACGCCCGCGGCGTGGCGCATCTGCGGCTGGCGCGCGCCGACCGGCACAATGCGCTCTCCGGTCAGATGATCCGCGACCTCGCCGCCGCGGCGGCGCAACTGGGCAACGATCCGGCGGTGCGCGTCGTGGTGCTGGCCGCCGAGGGTCGCAGCTTCTGCGCCGGCGCCGATCTCGGCTGGATGCAAGAGCAGATGCGCGCCGATGCCGACAGCCGCCGCGCCGGGGCGGGCGAACTCGCCGCGATGCTGAACGCGCTGAACACCCTGCCGAAGCCGCTGATCGGCCGCATTCAGGGCGATGCCTTCGGCGGCGGCATCGGCCTGATCTCGGTCTGCGACCTCGCCATCGCCGTGCCGGGGGTGCGCTTCGGCCTGACCGAGACCCGGCTGGGCCTGATCCCCGCGACCATCGGCCCCTATGTGCTGGCCCGGATGGGTGAGGCACGGGCGCGCCGCGTCTTCATGTCCGGCCGCCCTTTCGGTGCCGATGAGGCGATGCGCCTGGACCTGATCGCCGCCGTCGCCCCGCCCGAGAGGCTCGATGCTGCCATCGAGGCCGAGGTGGCGCCCTATCTCGCCTGTGCTCCGGGTGCGGTGGCGGCGGCCAAGCGCCTGGCCCGGCGCCTCGGCCCCCCGATCGGCCCCGCCGAGATCGAGGCCAGCATCGCGGCCCTGGTCGAGGCCTGGGAAGGCGACGAGGCGGCCGAGGGCATCGCCGCCTTCTTCGACCGCCGCAAACCGCGCTGGCAGTCCGGCTGA
- a CDS encoding acetyl-CoA carboxylase biotin carboxylase subunit yields MFRKILIANRGEIACRIIDTARRLGVRTVAVYSRADRAARHVAMADEAVAIGDPAPKDSYLRGDPILRAALQTGAEAIHPGYGFLSENPDFAQAVTAAGLVFIGPSAQAIRRMGLKDAAKALMAEAGVPVVPGYHGTDQDPAHLAAQAERIGYPVLIKAVAGGGGKGMRLALGPQDFSAALQSAQGEAATAFGNPAVLVERYIQRPRHIEMQVFGDGRRALHLFERDCSLQRRHQKVIEEAPAPGMTPQMRAAMGEAAVRAAEAIGYAGAGTVEFIVDASQGLRHDGFWFMEMNTRLQVEHPVTEAITGIDLVEWQLRIAAGEPLPARQQDLTITGHAFEARLYAEDVPAGFLPATGTLAHLRFPDHARIETGVRPGDTISPWYDPMIAKVVTHGATRAIALRALETALTGTEVAGTRTNLDFLIALTRHEGFGRGDIDTGLIERDLPALVRAARPDPRDRALAVLGLAGLDDPRIRGGITLWQPLRRTIAWAGGAAVLEVLGPGAARVTLDGNTHEIGHEGGRWWVDGAPRPSRIVNHAAGTSVFGDCAVTLTPLDPLARGGQETGGGLTLSPMPGVVKAIFVAAGQPVAAGAPLAVLEAMKMEHTLTAARDGGVAEVLARPGDQVEAGAPLIRLEEEEGDG; encoded by the coding sequence ATGTTCCGCAAGATCCTGATCGCCAACCGCGGCGAGATCGCCTGCCGCATCATCGACACCGCCCGCAGGCTGGGCGTCCGCACGGTCGCGGTCTATTCCCGGGCCGACCGCGCCGCGCGCCACGTCGCCATGGCCGACGAAGCGGTCGCCATCGGCGACCCGGCCCCCAAGGACAGCTACCTGCGCGGCGACCCCATCCTCCGGGCGGCGCTGCAGACCGGAGCCGAGGCCATTCATCCCGGCTACGGCTTTCTCAGCGAGAACCCCGATTTCGCCCAGGCGGTGACCGCGGCGGGCCTTGTTTTCATCGGCCCCTCGGCGCAGGCGATCCGCCGGATGGGGCTCAAGGACGCCGCCAAGGCACTGATGGCCGAAGCGGGGGTGCCGGTCGTTCCCGGCTATCACGGCACCGACCAGGATCCCGCCCATCTTGCGGCGCAGGCCGAGAGGATCGGCTATCCGGTGCTCATCAAGGCGGTGGCGGGCGGCGGCGGCAAGGGCATGCGGCTGGCGCTGGGCCCGCAGGATTTCTCTGCCGCCCTGCAATCGGCGCAGGGCGAGGCCGCCACCGCCTTCGGCAACCCGGCGGTGCTGGTCGAGAGATACATCCAGCGGCCGCGCCATATCGAGATGCAGGTCTTCGGCGACGGTCGCCGCGCCCTGCACCTGTTCGAACGCGACTGCTCGCTGCAACGCCGCCACCAAAAGGTGATCGAGGAAGCCCCGGCCCCCGGCATGACGCCCCAGATGCGCGCCGCCATGGGCGAGGCCGCCGTGCGCGCCGCCGAGGCCATCGGCTATGCCGGCGCCGGCACCGTCGAATTCATCGTCGATGCCAGCCAGGGCCTGCGCCACGACGGCTTCTGGTTCATGGAGATGAACACCCGCCTGCAGGTCGAACACCCCGTCACCGAGGCGATCACCGGCATCGACCTGGTGGAGTGGCAGCTGCGCATCGCCGCGGGCGAGCCGCTGCCGGCCCGGCAACAGGACCTGACCATCACCGGCCACGCCTTCGAGGCCCGGCTCTATGCCGAGGACGTGCCCGCGGGCTTTCTGCCCGCCACCGGCACCCTGGCGCATCTGCGCTTTCCCGACCATGCCCGGATCGAGACCGGGGTGCGGCCGGGCGACACCATCTCGCCCTGGTACGACCCGATGATCGCCAAGGTCGTCACCCATGGCGCCACCCGCGCCATCGCGTTGCGGGCGCTGGAAACGGCGCTGACCGGGACCGAGGTGGCGGGCACGCGCACCAATCTCGACTTCCTGATCGCGCTCACCCGGCACGAGGGTTTCGGCCGCGGCGACATCGACACCGGCCTGATCGAACGCGACCTGCCGGCGCTGGTCCGCGCGGCCCGGCCCGACCCGCGGGACCGGGCGCTGGCGGTGCTGGGCCTGGCCGGGCTGGACGATCCGCGGATCCGCGGCGGCATCACCCTGTGGCAGCCGCTGCGCCGCACCATCGCCTGGGCGGGGGGCGCGGCGGTGCTGGAGGTCCTGGGTCCCGGCGCCGCCCGCGTGACGCTGGACGGCAACACGCATGAGATCGGCCACGAGGGCGGACGCTGGTGGGTGGACGGCGCCCCGCGCCCGTCGCGCATCGTCAACCATGCGGCGGGAACCAGCGTCTTCGGCGATTGCGCAGTGACGCTGACCCCGCTCGACCCGCTGGCGCGCGGCGGGCAGGAGACGGGCGGCGGCCTGACGCTGTCGCCGATGCCGGGCGTGGTCAAGGCGATCTTCGTCGCGGCGGGCCAGCCGGTGGCGGCGGGCGCGCCGCTGGCGGTGCTGGAAGCGATGAAGATGGAGCACACGCTGACCGCCGCCCGCGACGGCGGCGTGGCCGAGGTCCTGGCCCGCCCCGGCGACCAGGTCGAGGCCGGCGCGCCGCTGATCCGGCTGGAGGAGGAAGAGGGCGATGGCTGA
- a CDS encoding glutathione S-transferase family protein, giving the protein MADLTLWHVPLSRSMRVLWLLEEIGCDYDLRLLDPAADSDRPLPYDALHPAGRVPALRDGKTTIHESGAMTEWLCETRAPELWRAPGTPGRLGWLDWLHFGETLGQHIANLTLQHVLLREDGERSPVIMRLEAARLSRALGLVERCVEDSDWLLSEFSGVDCQVGYAVWIAARFLRYDDRPALAAYSDRCAARPAFRRSLPGPGVPMLYARDFYEAPDERG; this is encoded by the coding sequence ATGGCTGACCTCACCCTCTGGCATGTGCCGCTGTCGCGGTCGATGCGCGTGCTGTGGCTGCTCGAAGAGATCGGCTGCGACTACGATCTGCGGCTGCTGGACCCGGCGGCGGACTCGGACCGTCCGCTGCCCTATGACGCGCTGCATCCCGCCGGGCGCGTGCCGGCGCTGCGCGACGGCAAGACCACCATCCACGAATCCGGCGCCATGACCGAATGGCTGTGCGAGACCCGTGCCCCAGAGCTGTGGCGCGCCCCGGGCACGCCCGGTCGGCTGGGCTGGCTGGACTGGCTGCATTTCGGCGAGACCCTGGGCCAGCATATCGCCAATCTGACGCTGCAGCATGTCCTGCTGCGCGAGGATGGCGAACGCTCGCCAGTGATCATGCGCCTGGAAGCGGCGCGGCTGTCGCGGGCGCTGGGCTTGGTCGAGCGCTGCGTCGAGGATTCCGACTGGCTGCTCAGCGAATTCTCGGGCGTGGATTGCCAGGTCGGCTATGCGGTCTGGATCGCCGCCCGCTTCCTGCGCTACGATGACCGCCCGGCCCTGGCCGCCTACAGCGACCGCTGCGCCGCCCGCCCGGCCTTCCGGCGCAGCCTGCCCGGTCCGGGGGTGCCGATGCTCTATGCCCGCGACTTTTACGAGGCGCCCGATGAGCGGGGTTGA